From Deltaproteobacteria bacterium, a single genomic window includes:
- a CDS encoding NADPH-dependent F420 reductase: protein MTVGNCSTTIQRRNRSMEKARPSVRANGRDRIIGLIGAGNMGRAIARRLVTGGHTVYLADTDAEKLKSVASEIAAFGPGLVQPVATGAAAVESEMVVLATRYHESTRVAVELSDVLRGKVVIDISNPLNDTFNDLVTDPTASAAEEIQRRLKGAHVVKAFNTTFAPVLFAGQLDGVDLDVFLASDYADAKAQVDTLLRPCGLRPIDAGALKNARTLERMTLLWIELQGRYGLDFQATLKFLPSQVGAVAVEKPPEVLGNGGVATSDLQAQVNALKTRVANLDARLESMSAAFRRVAERAR from the coding sequence ATGACGGTCGGAAACTGCTCGACCACGATACAGAGGAGGAATAGATCCATGGAGAAGGCGAGACCGAGCGTTCGCGCAAACGGGAGAGACCGAATAATCGGCCTGATCGGGGCTGGAAACATGGGACGCGCCATAGCTCGGCGTCTCGTTACTGGTGGGCACACCGTCTACCTCGCTGACACTGATGCCGAGAAGCTTAAGAGCGTTGCCAGCGAGATTGCGGCCTTTGGCCCAGGCCTCGTACAGCCGGTCGCGACCGGCGCGGCTGCCGTCGAGAGTGAGATGGTCGTCCTGGCGACTCGGTACCATGAGTCGACCCGGGTGGCCGTGGAACTCAGTGATGTGCTGCGGGGGAAGGTGGTGATCGACATCAGCAATCCCCTTAACGACACATTTAATGATCTTGTCACCGATCCCACCGCCAGCGCGGCTGAGGAGATACAACGCCGACTCAAGGGAGCTCACGTAGTGAAAGCGTTCAATACCACGTTTGCGCCGGTGTTGTTTGCCGGCCAACTCGACGGGGTTGACCTCGATGTGTTCCTCGCGTCTGACTACGCAGACGCCAAGGCGCAGGTCGACACGCTCCTGCGTCCGTGTGGCCTCCGTCCGATCGATGCCGGCGCACTGAAGAATGCGCGCACGCTTGAGCGCATGACGCTGCTGTGGATCGAGCTGCAAGGCCGGTATGGATTAGACTTCCAAGCCACTCTGAAGTTCCTCCCGTCTCAGGTGGGAGCCGTCGCGGTGGAGAAGCCACCAGAGGTACTCGGCAACGGAGGAGTCGCGACCTCTGACCTCCAAGCCCAAGTCAATGCGCTGAAGACCAGGGTTGCCAACCTCGATGCCCGCCTGGAGTCGATGAGTGCTGCGTTCAGACGAGTAGCCGAGCGTGCTCGCTGA